A window of the Pogona vitticeps strain Pit_001003342236 chromosome 4, PviZW2.1, whole genome shotgun sequence genome harbors these coding sequences:
- the LRP12 gene encoding low-density lipoprotein receptor-related protein 12 encodes MASCWSTKGSLAWRSAQLLLLVVSCCGNSALAERSENVHISGVSTACGDIPEQIRGTYGIITSPGWPLEYPARLNCSWYIRANPGEIITISFQDFDVQGSRRCSSDALTIGAYKNMENYRVCGSSIPSPYISSQDHVWIKFHSDDSISRKGFRLTYYSGKSIETSCDCKQFHCANGKCIPESWKCNDMDECGDNSDEEICVKASPPTPTSFQPCGFNQFQCLSRFNVYTCIPESSKCDGNLDCLDLGDEIDCGVPTCGQLLKYFYGTFNSPNYPDFYPPGSNCTWLIDTGDHRKVILRFTDFKLDGTGYGDYVKIYDGLEENPRKLLRVLTAFDSHAPLTVVSSSGQIRVHFCADKVNAARGFNATYQVDGFCLPWEIPCGGNWGCYTEQQRCDGYWHCPNGRDETNCTMCQKEEFPCSRNGACYPRSDRCNYQNHCPNGSDEKNCFFCQPGNFHCKNNRCVFESWVCDSQDDCGDGSDEENCPVIVPTRVITAAVIGSLICGLLLVIALGCTCKLYSLRMFERRSFETQLSRVEAELLRREAPPSYGQLIAQGLIPPVEDFPVCSPNQASVLENLRLAVRSQLGFTSIRLPIAGRSSNIWNRIFNFARSRHSGSLALVSSDGDDNASQNANREAERNGSHRSLFAVESDDTDTETERRDTAGAIGGVAVTLPQKVPPVAAVEAAVVCGTSSAQSTSSNRDNGRETASAEPSNSSPGRHQFSSALSRMTQGLRWVRFTLGRSGPVNQNQSPLRQLDNVVGGGRDEDDDVEMLIPVSDAASDFDVNDCSRPLLDLTSDQGQGLRQPYSTTHNGGRSCSRDGPCERCGIVHTGQIPDTCLDATLKNETSDDEALLLC; translated from the exons GAAACAGTGCTCTTGCAGAACGTTCTGAAAATGTGCATATTTCAGGAGTCTCAACTG CTTGTGGAGATATTCCAGAACAAATTAGAGGCACATATGGGATAATCACAAGTCCGGGCTGGCCTCTTGAATATCCTGCCAGATTGAATTGTAGCTGGTATATCCGTGCAAATCCAGGAGAAATTATTACAATAAG TTTTCAGGATTTTGATGTTCAAGGATCACGGCGATGCAGTTCAGATGCCCTGACAATAGGGGCCTACAAGAACATGGAGAACTACAGAGTGTGTGGGTCTTCTATTCCATCTCCTTATATCTCTTCACAAGACCATGTCTGGATCAAATTTCATTCAGATGATAGTATATCACGCAAAGGGTTCAGATTGACTTATTATTCAG ggaAATCCATTGAAACAAGCTGTGACTGTAAGCAGTTCCATTGTGCTAATGGGAAGTGTATTCCAGAATCCTGGAAATGTAATGACATGGATGAATGTGGAGACAACTCTGATGAAGAAATCTGTGTCAAAGCTAGTCCTCCAACTCCCACTTCCTTCCAGCCATGTGGATTCAACCAGTTCCAGTGTCTGTCTCGTTTCAATGTTTACACATGCATTCCAGAATCCTCAAAATGTGACGGAAACCTTGACTGTCTCGACTTGGGAGATGAAATAGACTGTGGTGTGCCAACATGTGGACAGTTGCTAAAGTATTTTTATGGTACTTTCAATTCTCCTAATTATCCAGACTTTTATCCTCCAGGGAGCAACTGCACTTGGCTGATAGACACTGGGGATCACCGCAAAGTTATATTGCGTTTCACTGACTTCAAACTTGACGGTACTGGTTATGGAGACTATGTCAAAATATATGATGGGTTAGAGGAGAATCCGCGGAAACTATTGCGTGTTTTAACTGCCTTTGATTCCCATGCACCACTAACAGTTGTTTCTTCCTCTGGTCAAATCAGAGTACATTTTTGTGCTGACAAGGTGAATGCTGCAAGGGGATTTAATGCTACATATCAAGTAGATGGATTTTGCCTGCCATGGGAAATTCCATGTGGTGGAAACTGGGGCTGTTATACCGAGCAGCAGCGCTGTGATGGCTATTGGCATTGTCCAAATGGAAGGGATGAAACCAACTGCACCATGTGTCAGAAAGAAGAATTCCCTTGCTCTCGGAATGGTGCCTGCTATCCACGCTCTGATCGATGCAACTACCAAAATCACTGCCCCAACGGCTCAGATGAGAAGAATTGCTTCTTTTGCCAACCAGGAAACTTTCACTGCAAGAACAACCGATGTGTATTTGAAAGCTGGGTTTGTGATTCACAAGATGACTGTGGGGATGGTAGTGATGAAGAGAACTGCCCCGTTATTGTACCCACCAGAGTGATAACTGCTGCTGTCATTGGGAGCCTTATCTGTGGGTTGCTCCTTGTCATTGCCTTGGGATGCACTTGTAAGCTGTATTCTCTGAGAATGTTTGAACGAAG atcATTTGAAACACAGCTGTCCAGAGTTGAGGCTGAATTGTTAAGAAGAGAAGCACCTCCCTCTTATGGACAATTGATTGCTCAGGGCTTAATTCCACCAGTAGAAGACTTTCCTGTCTGTTCACCTAATCAG GCTTCTGTTTTAGAAAATTTGAGACTGGCAGTGCGATCTCAGCTTGGATTTACCTCTATTAGGCTTCCAATTGCTGGCCGGTCAAGTAACATTTGGAATCGAATCTTTAATTTTGCAAGATCTCGTCATTCAGGATCCCTGGCACTGGTTTCATCGGATGGAGATGACAATGCCAGCCAGAATGCTAACAGAGAAGCTGAAAGAAATGGTTCTCACCGAAGCCTCTTTGCAGTGGAGTCTGATGACACAGACACAGAAACGGAACGAAGAGACACAGCGGGTGCCATTGGCGGTGTTGCCGTCACTTTGCCTCAAAAGGTCCCTCCTGTTGCAGCAGTTGAAGCAGCCGTCGTCTGTGGAACCTCTTCAGCTCAGAGTACCAGCAGTAATAGGGACAATGGAAGAGAAACAGCAAGTGCAGAACCCTCAAATTCAAGTCCAGGACGCCATCAGTTCTCTAGTGCACTAAGTCGCATGACTCAAGGGTTACGGTGGGTACGCTTCACTTTAGGGAGATCAGGTCCTGTAAATCAGAACCAAAGTCCTTTGAGACAGCTTGATAATGTGGTAGGTGGAGGAagagatgaagatgatgatgtggAAATGTTAATTCCAGTTTCTgatgcagcatcagactttgaTGTGAATGACTGTTCAAGACCTCTACTTGATCTCACCTCAGACCAAGGACAAGGGCTTAGACAGCCTTACAGTACAACACATAATGGAGGACGGTCCTGTAGTCGAGATGGCCCTTGCGAGCGCTGTGGGATAGTACATACTGGCCAGATACCTGACACTTGCTTGGATGCAACACTGAAAAATGAAACTAGTGATGATGAGGCTTTGCTACTTTGTTAG